One window of the Esox lucius isolate fEsoLuc1 chromosome 8, fEsoLuc1.pri, whole genome shotgun sequence genome contains the following:
- the naprt gene encoding nicotinate phosphoribosyltransferase, giving the protein MAPPSSQACAAVERSIRERVPPLLTDLYQFTMAYAYWRAGRHNEPAVFELFFRDNPFGGGFSLFSGLLDCLLFLRSFRFSDEDLEYLRSVLPPATDPAFFVFLRELDCSNVTVRSAPEGTVVFARVPLMEVSGPLAVVQLLETSLLCLVNYASLVCSNAARFRMAAGSRRKLLEMGLRRAQGPDGGLTASRYAYIGGFDLTSNVQAGFLFGVPVAGTMAHSYVTSFSSLEEVWPHTLMTANGDHESIDLISLTKGWLRLVCELLGAEPGKIREGELAAFLSYAVAYPHNFLPVIDSYSVSCSGLLNFCAVALSLFELDYRPLGVRLDSGDLCRQSVEVRRVFRLCSERFSIPAFHSLTIVGTNNISEHGMAELNLKENEIDVVGVGTHLVTCTRQPSLGCVYKLVEVRGSPRMKFSEDPEKSTVPGRKAIYRMLDTEGHPFLDLLCLREEPAPTAGEAVKCHPVVGDQTCQSITPSQVTCLRLDVYIKGQISQPMCSTAETREKVQHSIQNLHPRYKRLEEPDTYTVAVSEKLHNLIAEIRKDSSNDSNFLLAN; this is encoded by the exons ATGGCACCGCCGTCAAGCCAGGCATGTGCTGCTGTGGAGCGGTCAATCCGGGAGAGGGTCCCGCCGCTTCTTACCGACCTCTACCAATTCACCATGGCTTATGCCTACTGGCGGGCAGGCAGACACAACGAACCCGCCGTATTCGAGCTGTTCTTCCGCGACAACCCGTTCGGAGGAGGCTTCTCGCTTTTCTCCGGACTTCTCGACTGTCTCCTGTTTCTGCGGAGCTTTAGATTCTCGGACGAAG ATTTGGAGTACCTACGTTCAGTACTGCCCCCAGCCACTGACCCCGCCTTCTTCGTGTTTCTACGGGAATTGGACTGTTCTAATGTCACAGTCCGCTCTGCCCCAGAGGGAACCGTGGTCTTCGCCAGG GTACCTCTGATGGAGGTTTCTGGTCCTCTGGCTGTTGTTCAACTACTGGAGACCAGCCTACTGTGTCTGGTTAACTATGCCAG TCTGGTGTGCAGTAATGCTGCCCGTTTCCGTATGGCTGCTGGCTCCAGGAGGAAGCTCTTAGAGATGGGCCTGAGGAGAGCCCAGGGGCCTGACGGTGGCCTCACAGCCTCAAGATACGCATACATTGGAG GCTTTGATCTTACCAGTAATGTCCAGGCTGGCTTCCTGTTTGGTGTCCCTGTGGCGGGAACCATGGCACATTCCTATGTAACTTCCTTTTCTTCCCTGGAGGAGGTCTGGCCTCAT ACGCTAATGACCGCAAATGGGGACCATGAAAGCATCGATCTTATCTCACTGACCAAGGGTTGGCTGCGGCTTGTGTGTGAGCTGCTAGGGGCGGAACCTGGGAAGATCCGTGAGGGCGAGCTGGCCGCCTTTCTGTCCTACGCCGTTGCCTACCCACACAACTTCCTGCCAGTCATTGACAGCTACAGCGTCTCCTG TAGTGGCCTGCTGAACTTCTGTGCAGTGGCCTTATCTCTGTTTGAGCTGGACTACAGACCACTTGGTGTCCGTCTGGACAGTGGAGACCTCTGCAGGCAGTCAGTGGAAGTACGCCGTGTCTTCAGACTCTGCAGCGAGCG ATTCTCCATCCCTGCTTTCCATTCTCTCACCATTGTGGGCACCAATAACATCTCGGAACATGGCATGGCTGAACTCAACCTGAAG GAGAATGAGATCGATGTGGTTGGTGTTGGGACACATCTGGTCACTTGCACAAGACAGCCTTCCCTCGGGTGTGTGTACAAG TTGGTGGAGGTTCGGGGCAGCCCCAGAATGAAGTTCAGTGAGGACCCTGAGAAAAGCACAGTCCCTGGGAGGAAGGCCATCTATAGAATGCTGGATACGGAAG GCCATCCGTTTCTGGACCTGTTGTGTCTGAGGGAGGAGCCTGCCCCTACTGCGGGTGAGGCGGTAAAGTGTCATCCAGTGGTTGGGGACCAgacctgtcaatcaatcacacCTTCTCAGGTCACCTGTCTACGTCTGGATGTTTACATTAAAGGACAG ATCAGTCAACCAATGTGCAGCACAGCTGAGACCAGGGAGAAAGTTCAGCACTCCATCCAGAACTTGCACCCCCGTTACAAGAGACTGGAGGAGCCAGACACCTATACA GTGGCGGTGTCTGAGAAACTCCATAACTTGATTGCTGAGATTAGAAAAGACAGCAGCAACGACAGCAACTTTCTTCTGGCCAACTGA